In the Hordeum vulgare subsp. vulgare chromosome 7H, MorexV3_pseudomolecules_assembly, whole genome shotgun sequence genome, one interval contains:
- the LOC123412449 gene encoding metal transporter Nramp3 encodes MSGQRQCSSQPQFMTSVGQNNTSNGPGTPLIDSIDVDQIVIPEKNSWKNLFSYIGPGFLVSIAYIDPGNFETDLQAGAQYKYELLWIILIASCAALVIQSLAASLGVVTGKHLAEHCRAEYPKVTNFILWILAELAVVACDIPEVIGTAFALNMLFKIPIWCGVLITGLSTLMLLFLQQYGIRKLEFLIAFLVFLIATCFLVELGYSKPNSSEVVRGLFVPEIKGDGATGLAISLLGAMVMPHNLFLHSALVLSRKVPRSVHGIKEACRFYMIESAFALTVAFLINISIISVSGAVCSADNLNPEDRMNCNDLDLNKASFLLKNVLGNWSSKVFAIALLASGQSSTITGTYAGQYVMQGFLDLRMTPWLRNLLTRSLAIVPSLIVSLVGGSSAAGQLIITASMILSFELPFALVPLLKFTSSKTKMGQHTNSRFITVLTWAIGSFIMVINIYFLITSFVKLLLHNGLSTVSQVFAGIFGFLGMLIYIAAILYLVFRKNRKCTLPLLESDAKLGAAAGHAEGEGSLGHLPREDISSMQLPHQRHASDLD; translated from the exons ATGAGTGGCCAGAGGCAATGCTCGTCGCAGCCGCAGTTTATGACTAGCGTCGGGCAGAACAATACCTCGAATGGACCGGGGACCCCTCTTATTGACAGCATAGATGTTGATCAGATTGTTATCCCTGAG AAAAATAGCTGGAAGAACTTATTTTCATACATAGGGCCCGGTTTTCTCGTCTCTATCGCCTATATCGATCCTGGCAATT TTGAGACGGACCTACAGGCTGGAGCACAGTACAAATACGAG CTTCTTTGGATCATACTTATTGCATCATGTGCTGCACTTGTAATTCAATCGCTTGCAGCCAGCCTAGGTGTTGTGACTG GGAAGCATCTTGCTGAGCACTGCAGGGCTGAATATCCCAAGGTCACAAATTTCATCTTATGGATTCTTGCAGAACTGGCTGTAGTTGCGTGCGACATTCCTGAAG TAATTGGAACTGCTTTTGCTTTGAACATGCTCTTCAAAATTCCAATATGGTGCGGTGTTCTCATAACTGGGCTCAGCACTCTGATGCTCCTGTTCCTGCAACAGTACGGG ATCCGTAAACTGGAATTTCTGATAGCATTTCTGGTATTCTTGATAGCAACTTGCTTCTTAGTTGAACTTGGGTATTCTAAACCAAACTCTTCAGAAGTTGTGCGAGGCCTTTTTGTTCCTGAAATTAAAGGAGATGGAGCTACAGGTCTTGCTATCTCACTACTTGGTGCTATGGTGATGCC GCACAATCTTTTTCTTCACTCAGCATTGGTACTATCAAGAAAAGTACCACGATCAGTGCATGGGATCAAA GAGGCCTGTAGATTCTATATGATTGAAAGTGCATTTGCCCTCACAGTAGCCTTTCTGATCAACATATCTATCATATCTGTCAGTGGTGCAGTTTGCAGTGCAGATAATTTGAACCCTGAAGACCGGATGAATTGCAATGATCTAGATCTTAACAAAGCTTCATTCTTGTTAAAG AATGTCCTCGGAAATTGGAGCTCAAAGGTGTTCGCTATTGCCTTGTTGGCATCTGGTCAGAGTTCTACAATTACAGGAACTTATGCAGGACAATATGTCATGCAG GGGTTTCTGGATCTCCGGATGACGCCCTGGTTACGGAACCTTCTAACTAGGTCCCTGGCAATTGTGCCTAGTCTTATTGTGTCACTAGTTGGCGGTTCCTCGGCAGCTGGGCAGTTGATTATCACTGCTTCG ATGATACTGTCATTCGAACTTCCTTTTGCTCTAGTACCACTCCTTAAATTCACCAGTAGCAAAACAAAGATGGGGCAGCACACAAATTCAAGATTT ATTACCGTGCTAACATGGGCGATCGGCTCCTTCATCAtggtcatcaacatctacttcctgATAACAAGCTTCGTCAAGCTGCTCCTTCACAACGGGCTATCCACCGTCTCCCAAGTATTCGCGGGGATATTTGGGTTCCTCGGCATGCTCATATACATCGCCGCAATTCTCTACCTCGTCTTCAGGAAGAACAGGAAGTGTACCTTGCCGTTGCTCGAGAGCGATGCGAAGCTTGGGGCCGCCGCAGGCCACGCCGAGGGAGAAGGTTCTCTTGGCCATCTTCCCCGGGAGGATATCTCCAGCATGCAGCTTCCTCATCAGCGCCATGCGTCTGATTTGGACTAG